In Erigeron canadensis isolate Cc75 chromosome 1, C_canadensis_v1, whole genome shotgun sequence, a single window of DNA contains:
- the LOC122591523 gene encoding wall-associated receptor kinase 2-like, which translates to MHLPIVLLAVVVVVLFLVPAISSQPPPPPPPPEDCERSCGNVSIPFPFGLTERCSYDSSFLVTCESGGPKIVLFYENIDIVNINTNTSELEAMAIVAYDCSNSSYSATFETNGSFSISKKNRLFAVGCNISGDTDNTSCDSVCNYDSMRNGSCLAGNGCCEAKLPKGITGFFISTYRSVGMDRNELDKNPCSYAFVVEQGKYEFSTTDLLDFQGTKRNYPMTWLLDWAIGNDTCAMVDQESDDFLCKGNSECIQEFVGRGYRCRCKQGYSGNPYLKDNCINIDECKVGTHNCKGECIDAPGNYTCPCPNGKPGEYRKDVNTCSADELPIIQIFVGTLVAGLFLILLFTWIYVGLKRRKSLILREKFFKENGGIMLQQKISRDEGPQIQAKLFTVKELEKATNNYDQSRIIGKGGFGTVFKGYLPGDRIVAIKMSKIVDQTQTQVEQFINEVFILSQINHRNVVKLIGCCLETEVPSLVYEFIPNGTLFDHLHNECKSKAINWDIRLRIATETAGALSHLHSGVSVPIIHRDVKTMNILLDSSYVAKVADFGASRLIPMNQDKLATMVQGTLGYLDPEYFQTGQLTEKSDVYSFGVVLVELLTGKKIVDFNKPENERQITKSFLASLENETLFQVLDEKLQLNEVPDHEIILVSMLAKRCLHLKGNERPTMKEVASELERISAPSVIDKHPSVTSTSKEEETTCLLNGASGDYEDIDGTDTSSLEFHSMKASLPK; encoded by the exons ATGCATTTACCAATAGTCCTACTAGCAGTGGTAGTAGTAGTATTATTCTTGGTGCCTGCAATAAGTTCTcagccgccgccgccgccgccgccgccggaAGATTGTGAAAGGTCATGTGGCAATGTGAGTATTCCTTTTCCCTTTGGTTTAACGGAAAGATGCTCCTACGATAGTAGCTTTCTCGTGACATGTGAATCTGGTGGTCccaaaattgttttattttacgaAAATATTGATATCGTTAATATTAATACTAACACAAGTGAATTAGAGGCTATGGCAATCGTTGCCTATGATTGCTCCAACAGCTCTTATTCAGCCACATTCGAGACAAATGGATCTTTCTCGATATCAAAGAAAAACAGATTGTTTGCCGTTGGGTGTAATATTTCAGGAGATACAGACAATACTTCATGCGATTCTGTATGTAATTACGATTCTATGAGAAACGGATCATGCTTAGCTGGAAATGGTTGTTGTGAAGCAAAACTTCCAAAAGGGATAACCGGGTTCTTTATATCAACATATCGTTCGGTTGGCATGGATAGAAATGAACTGGACAAGAATCCCTGTAGCTATGCATTTGTCGTGGAACAAGGCAAGTACGAATTTTCTACGACTGATCTTCTTGATTTCCAAGGTACTAAAAGGAATTATCCGATGACATGGTTACTTGACTGGGCAATTGGAAACGACACTTGTGCCATGGTTGATCAGGAATCGGATGATTTCTTATGCAAAGGAAACAGTGAATGTATTCAAGAATTTGTTGGTCGTGGATATCGGTGTCGTTGCAAGCAGGGTTATTCTGGCAACCCTTATCTTAAAGATAACTGCATAA ATATTGATGAGTGTAAAGTCGGAACTCATAATTGCAAAGGTGAATGCATTGATGCTCCTGGAAACTATACATGCCCTTGTCCAAATGGTAAACCTGGAGAATACAGGAAAGATGTAAATACTTGCAGTGCAGATGAATTACCCATTATACAGATTTTCGTAG GTACCTTAGTTGCGGGATTATTTCTGATTTTACTCTTTACGTGGATATACGTGGGACTCAAAAGGCGTAAGAGTTTGATTCTTAGAGAGAAGTTCTTTAAAGAAAATGGTGGAATAATGTTGCAACAAAAAATTTCTAGGGATGAGGGTCCTCAAATTCAAGCTAAACTCTTCACAGTAAAAGAGCTTGAGAAGGCTACCAACAACTATGATCAGAGTAGGATTATTGGAAAGGGTGGCTTTGGCACAGTGTTTAAAGGATATCTGCCTGGTGATAGAATAGTTGCCATAAAAATGTCCAAGATAGTAGATCAAACCCAAACTCAAGTTGAACAATTTATCAATGAAGTGTTTATCCTTTCCCAAATCAATCACAGAAATGTGGTGAAGTTGATTGGTTGTTGTCTGGAAACGGAAGTCCCTTCATTAGTTTACGAATTTATTCCAAATGGCACCCTCTTTGATCACCTCCATAATGAATGCAAGTCGAAGGCTATTAATTGGGACATCCGACTAAGAATAGCAACAGAGACAGCTGGAGCACTTTCACATTTACACTCTGGAGTGTCTGTCCCAATCATTCATCGAGATGTCAAGACAATGAATATACTTTTAGATAGTAGCTATGTAGCAAAAGTAGCTGATTTTGGAGCATCAAGGCTAATTCCTATGAATCAGGATAAATTGGCGACAATGGTGCAAGGAACGCTAGGTTACTTGGATCCAGAGTACTTTCAAACAGGCCAGCTCACTGAAAAGAGTGATGTTTATAGTTTTGGGGTAGTACTGGTGGAACTTTTAACCGGAAAGAAGATTGTTGACTTCAATAAGCCCGAGAATGAAAGACAAATAACCAAATCTTTTTTAGCGTCTTTAGAAAATGAGACTCTATTTCAGGTTCTTGATGAAAAGTTGCAACTAAACGAAGTTCCAGATCACGAGATCATCTTAGTTTCAATGCTTGCAAAAAGATGTTTACACCTCAAAGGTAACGAAAGGCCTACCATGAAAGAAGTGGCATCAGAGCTAGAACGCATATCGGCGCCATCAGTGATTGACAAACATCCATCCGTAACAAGTActtcaaaagaagaagaaactaCATGTTTGCTTAATGGAGCAAGTGGAGACTATGAAGACATTGATGGCACCGATACAAGCTCATTAGAATTTCATAGCATGAAGGCGTCTCTTCCAAAGTAG
- the LOC122591529 gene encoding receptor-like protein kinase HERK 1, which translates to MPLNDMFDHLKIELTAIKKATNNFANCIGAGGFGKVYKGEFVQSDGQHKTVAIKVLDPRFGQGVVEFWKEVMLLSHYRHTNVASLLGFCDEGKDKILVYEYASRRSLDMYIGGDLTWVRLLDICIGAARGLAYLHNPDKTQQRVLHRDIKSSNILIDEDWKAMISDFGLSKIGPANTDYTFLYSQVVGTTGYIDPNYIGGGLLTKESDVYSFGVVLFEVFCGRLCTSYSNSCYFATLAREQYKLDKMKDIVHEKIKDEINPKSMNVFTTIAYQCLADDNAQRPLMTKVVRDLENSLRFQENKKVIIEGELVSVKPQKLLFQFELMKEILAMMQLENRTYDHVAFKILDRAFVMITGLAKRTKSE; encoded by the exons ATGCCTTTAAACGATATGTTTGATCACCTTAAAATAGAGCTAACAGCTATAAAAAAAGCAACCAACAACTTTGCCAATTGCATCGGGGCAGGAGGATTCGGAAAAGTGTACAAGGGAGAATTCGTGCAATCCGATGGGCAGCATAAAACGGTTGCTATAAAGGTTTTAGATCCTAGATTTGGACAAGGTGTTGTAGAGTTTTGGAAGGAGGTTATGCTGCTTTCACACTACAGACATACAAATGTTGCTTCTCTTTTGGGGTTTTGTGATGAAGGCAAAGACAAAATCCTTGTGTACGAGTATGCATCTAGAAGGAGCCTCGACATGTATATCGGTGGTGATCTTACATGGGTCCGACTTCTTGATATTTGTATTGGAGCAGCTCGCGGCTTAGCATACCTTCATAATCCTGACAAGACCCAACAAAGAGTATTGCACCGTGACATTAAAAGTTCCAACATCTTGATAGATGAAGACTGGAAAGCCATGATCTCCGATTTCGGTCTGTCCAAAATTGGTCCTGCTAACACAGACTACACATTTCTTTATTCCCAAGTTGTAGGCACAACCGGGTATATTGACCCGAATTATATAGGCGGCGGATTATTAACAAAAGAGTCGGATGTTTACTCTTTTGGTGTTGTGTTATTTGAAGTATTCTGTGGAAGATTGTGTACCAGCTACAGCAATAGTTGCTATTTTGCAACATTGGCACGAGAGCAGTATAAGCTTGATAAAATGAAGGATATCGTCCATGAAAAAATAAAGGATGAAATAAATCCTAAATCTATGAATGTGTTTACAACAATAGCTTATCAATGTTTGGCTGATGATAATGCCCAACGCCCACTAATGACCAAGGTCGTGAGAGACCTTGAGAATTCGCTGCGATTTCAA GAAAACAAAAAGGTCATTATCGAGGGAGAGCTTGTTAGTGTCAAACCTCAAAAGCTTCTTTTCCAAT TTGAATTGATGAAGGAAATCTTAGCTATGATGCAACTAGAGAACAGAACATATGATCACGTCGCGTTTAAG ATATTAGATCGAGCGTTCGTTATGATCACGGGGTTGGCAAAGAGGACCAAATCTGAATAA
- the LOC122598143 gene encoding vesicle-associated protein 1-2-like produces the protein MSDASIVNLSNSNTSISDAWTVNLSNSNALSENAFNAHIQENCKGKLLSIEPHELQFPFELMEKITISLQLKNKTDCPVAFKVRTTKPNKYAANPPAGVLAPKSTKDVSFTMQAQEEAPQNMKCDDKCLLQSAVVSTGFLPKDITTELVIKWRNAN, from the exons ATGTCTGATGCTTCGATAGTGAATTTAAGCAACTCTAATACTTCAATCTCCGATGCCTGGACAGTAAATTTGAGCAACTCCAATGCT ttaagTGAGAATGCATTCAATGCTCACATTCAAGAAAACTGTAAGGGCAAGCTTCTTAGTATCGAACCCCACGAGCTTCAATTTCCAt ttgAATTGATGGAGAAGATCACAATTTCCCTGCAGCTAAAGAATAAAACTGACTGTCCTGTAGCATTTAAG GTGAGAACTACGAAACCAAATAAGTATGCTGCCAATCCACCTGCTGGAGTTTTGGCGCCCAAGTCTACTAAAGATGTTTCAT TTACAATGCAAGCTCAAGAGGAGGCACCTCAAAACATGAAATGCGATGATAAGTGTTTGCTTCAAAGTGCAGTAGTTAGTACCGGATTCCTGCCAAAAGATATCACTACAGAGCTG GTAATCAAGTGGAGGAATGCAAATTAA
- the LOC122591535 gene encoding wall-associated receptor kinase 2-like: MATVYAGDSGNDPPRKWWVRKIWCCTGSGASKKGRGKNQTLNLKKKFQEKGWFWVDFDMKVLKTWHAVGESGSMFKSYIGTLVRGSGVPMTYDSSSDVPTQDKAFLIPALNERFLLDPFINLDPNEVMWKAFERMINADAQHMYRNWKNGFKKTHFDNKGIPKGLGLSEIALRSFNNHADILKMNPCSYAFVVEEGKYNFSSTDFINFGGKSKMMPRLLDWAVGNKTCDEVDEAADDFLCKGENQECDQEYAGPGYRCRCKQGYDGNPYIKDNCTNVNECEAGTHNCKDKCIDNEGGYTCPCPNDQPGEYRNDNNTCTTNKIPIMEISIGTLVGGLFLLLLFTWIYLGLKRRKNLIRKEKFFKKNGGIMLQQRVSDNEGSHIQAKLFTVEELEKATNKYDQSRIIGKGGFGTVYKGVLPDDRIVAIKKSKIVDQTETQVEQFINEVFILSQVNHRNVVKLIGCCLETEVPSLVYEFIPNGTLFDHIHNEYKSKAISWDIRLRIATETAGALSYLHSAASVPIIHRDVKSMNILIDSSYVAKVADFGASRLIPMDQKELATMVQGTLGYLDPEYFHTSQLTEKSDVYSFGVVLVEILTGKKIINFDRPEKRRNLIKLFIASLENETLLEVLDKNLQLKEVPHDIILVSRLAQRCLQLKGDERPTMKEVALELEGISASVIDKHPWVKSTSNEEVTEYLLNAPSEDSQDPNTDTSPIAFYSIIKPKIMSMLSGRYK, translated from the exons ATGGCTACAGTTTATGCCGGGGATAGTGGTAATGACCCACCACGTAAATGGTGGGTGCGGAAAATTTGGTGCTGCACCGGTAGTGGTG CATCTAAAAAAGGGAGGGGGAAGAACCAGACACTAAACCTGAAGAAAAAGTTTCAAGAAAAAGGTTGGTTTTGGGTTGATTTTGACATGAAAGTGTTGAAGACGTGGCACGCGGTGGGGGAATCAGGGTCTATGTTTAAGAGCTATATAGGGACATTGGTTCGTGGTAGTGGGGTCCCCATGACTTATGACTCATCGTCGGATGTGCCCACGCAAGATAAGGCCTTCCTAATTCCAGCCTTAAAC GAGCGGTTCCTATTGGATCCCTTCATCAATTTGGACCCCAATGAGGTCATGTGGAAAGCATTTGAGCGCATGATCAACGCTGATGCGCAACATATGTATCGGAACTGGAAAAACGGATTCAAGAAAACCCACTTCGATAATAAGGGG ATTCCAAAAGGGTTGGGCTTGTCGGAGATAGCACTACGTAGCTTTAACAACCATGCAGATATACTGAAGATGAATCCCTGTAGCTATGCTTTTGTGGTGGAAGAAGGAAAGTACAACTTTTCTTCCActgattttattaattttggagGTAAGAGTAAGATGATGCCACGGTTACTTGACTGGGCCGTTGGAAACAAGACTTGTGACGAGGTTGATGAAGCAGCCGATGATTTCTTATGCAAAGGAGAAAATCAAGAATGCGATCAAGAATATGCTGGTCCTGGATATCGTTGTCGTTGCAAGCAGGGTTACGATGGGAATCCTTATATCAAAGATAACTGCACAA ATGTTAATGAGTGTGAAGCCGGAACTCATAATTGCAAAGATAAATGCATTGATAATGAAGGAGGTTATACGTGCCCTTGTCCAAACGATCAACCTGGAGAATATAGGAATGATAACAATACTTGCACTACAAATAAAATACCCATTATGGAGATTTCCATAG GTACCTTAGTTGGTGGCTTATTTCTACTTTTACTCTTTACCTGGATATACTTGGGACTTAAAAGGCGTAAGAATTTGATTCGCAAAGAAaagttttttaagaaaaatggtGGAATAATGTTGCAACAAAGAGTTTCTGATAATGAAGGTTCTCATATTCAAGCTAAACTCTTCACAGTAGAGGAGCTTGAGAAGGCAACCAACAAGTATGATCAGAGCAGAATTATTGGAAAGGGTGGTTTTGGCACAGTATATAAAGGAGTTTTACCTGATGACAGAATAGTTGCCATAAAGAAGTCAAAGATAGTAGATCAAACCGAAACCCAAGTTGAGCAATTTATAAATGAAGTGTTTATCCTTTCCCAAGTCAATCACAGAAATGTGGTGAAGCTGATTGGTTGCTGCCTGGAAACAGAAGTTCCTTCATTGGTTTACGAATTTATTCCAAATGGCACCCTCTTTGATCACATCCACAACGAATACAAGTCGAAGGCTATTTCTTGGGATATTCGACTAAGAATAGCAACAGAGACAGCTGGAGCACTTTCATATTTACACTCTGCAGCGTCTGTCCCAATTATTCACCGAGATGTCAAATCGATGAATATACTTATTGATAGTAGCTATGTAGCAAAAGTAGCTGATTTTGGAGCGTCAAGGCTAATTCCTATGGATCAGAAGGAATTAGCAACAATGGTGCAAGGAACACTAGGTTACTTAGATCCTGAGTACTTTCACACAAGTCAACTGACTGAAAAAAGCGATGTTTATAGTTTCGGGGTAGTACTGGTGGAAATTCTAACCGGAAAGAAGATTATTAACTTCGATAGGCCAGAGAAACGAAGGAATTTAATCAAACTTTTTATCGCTTCTTTAGAAAATGAGACTCTATTAGAGGTTCTTGATAAAAACTTGCAACTAAAGGAAGTTCCTCACGATATTATCCTAGTTTCAAGGCTTGCACAAAGATGCTTACAACTTAAAGGAGATGAAAGGCCTACCATGAAAGAAGTGGCATTAGAGCTCGAAGGAATATCGGCATCAGTGATTGACAAACATCCATGGGTGAAAAGTACTTCAAATGAAGAAGTAACTGAATATTTGCTTAACGCACCAAGCGAAGACTCTCAAGACCCTAACACTGATACAAGCCCGATAGCTTTTTATAGTATAATTAAGCCTAAGATAATGTCGATGCTTAGTGGTAGATATAAGTAG